The segment CAGTGTTATTGGATATAAACCCAGAAGTGATGGACCGCgtggtagtcctatttttaatttttgaggctcaccatactgttttccatagcaattGCATCATTTTATAATCCCGTCAGCAGTGCACAAAGGTTAATTCTTTTAATTCTAACTTTCAGAGTAAAGAGTTGATATATTCAACTTGAATGGTGgcagatacatttttttctgtttttttcaaatCCAATGCCATGCACAGATGGATTTTCACTTATCCAATAGTTTACACTGGTGATGTTCTgatataaataagcaaaatatgttTGGTTTTTGCCTATGGTTCTTGGAAAAGCTCCGGAGCGATATAAGTGAAAGGAGTCTTTGTTATTTATAAGAAGCTCTTTTCAATAACAATAGAGTTCATGTTAATGAAGGGACTTTTGGAAAGCCACTGAGGTTGGGGGCACcggttgccaggggaaccaactACGTGATTAGAGTTGGAACTTTCAGCCTCAATactcccccaccctcaccccaaccCCCAACCTTCAGAGAAGGGGGACGGGTTAGAGATTGACTTTCATCTCCAAAACAATGTCCAATGATTTAATGAATCATgtaatgaagtgtgtgtgtgctcaggtgtgcagtcatgtctgactctttgcgaccccgtggactgtaacctgccaggctcctctgtccatgaaattctccaggcaagaatactggagtgggttgccatttcctactccaagggatcttcctgacccagggatcaaacgcctgtcttctgggtctcttgcataggcagacagattctttaccactgtgccttctgggaagcccctgcctaGTCATCAGTCTGGCATAAAACCATAACCAGAGTGGGTTCTGACACCTCCAGATTGCTGGGTACGTGGAGCGCTGGGAGGGAGGGTGGAGAAACTCACCCTGGACTGAGTCCTGTGCTTCTCTTCCTTCTGGCCCATCCTGAGATCCTGAGTTGTATCCTTTCACAATAAACCGGTAACCTAGTAAGtaaactgttttcctgagttctatgAGTCCTTCTAGCAAATTATTGAGCCCAAGGAGGGGTCATGGGAACCCCCAATTTACAGCCAGTCAGTGGGAAGCTGGGGAGGCCAGGACTTGCAATTGGCTTCTGGGCAGCAGACAGTCTTATGGGATGGAGCCCTTTTCACCTGTGGGGTTGGTGCTGACTCTGGGCAGTTGGCATCAGAAGTGCTTGGTTGTGAAAAGCCCACGCACTTGGTGTGAGAGCATAGCAGTGTACAGGCAGCAAGGgagtttttcctttttcacaatAATTGGTCAGTGGGAGGTCTTTTCAAACCAGTTCCTTTGACCTTTGAAACCCTCCTTGCAGTCCTCCCTGCTTTCTGGGAAACACTGGTGCAGTTTCACTTAGATTTCTGGATTAGCCCTTTCTCTGCGAGCAGCCCTGGTTCCTTTTTGGGAGGGAAGGTTAAGATTCGGGTGCTACATGTGCTTATTGCTACAACGGGCCAGCCATTGCTTCTGGGTCCTTCCGAAGGACATAGCtgggactttttattttttgaatcatGAGCTCATATTGATATTtccaattcaaatttaaaatgcattttctgtGTCTTTCCTCTCTATACTTTTGGTTTTGTATTTCCTCCCTGTCTTAAACAAAAGCATATTCCCTGCACTGTTAGCAccttgctctttctttttctcctgaggACCATTCCAAATCTGGACACGGAgacttttcttattctttatggttcaaaggaacttgatttttttttttttttaattataaagattttatagttttggtcacaaggcctgtgggatcttagttccctgaccaaggattgaatctgcgcccctgcagtggaagtgtggaatctgaacactggaccaccaggcaagtccctggagATTTTCAACATGCATGAAGGCGTTCCTCCGCATTAGGGAGAACACCCACACCCTTTCTCTGCAGGTGTGTATCTCTGCTGTGCTCCTGtcttaaataaacaaacagtttCTCTGTATGCACCTTTCACACTCTGatttaacaaaaaaagaacaacaaaaaacccctCATGCATAAAATTAGAgagtgcaggacttccctggaagcctgatctagtggttaagaggttaagactcagtgctcccaaggcaggggccatgggtttaaCCCTCGCctatctgggaactaagatcctgcatgctgtggccaaaaaatgacccctccctccctcccgtcACCTGGGCTCTCATCTCCGCCGGGTACTTGGGAGAGATTCTGCAGGCAGTAGTGTTATCTGAGATGCAAGAAAGAGTAGGGAGCACCGAGAAAGGAGCAACTAACGCCCGGGGGAAATCAGGAAAGGATTAAGACAATCTGACCTGCAATTAAGAAAATCTTGCAAGTGTCGGTGCTGAGGTTGTGAGTAAGTTGGGAGGAGCCGAGCATgagggtgtggggggtggggaggaggaggaaggctggAGAGGTGATGAGAATGCTGGTGGCCTTGCCTGCCTGGCTCAAGTGGGCTCTCCCGTGGTCAGCGGAAGACCACATGACTTTGTAAGAGCTGGGGGGCTGGAAGATGCTGGCCAGACTGGAGCTTGGATGGAAGAGTTTGAGTCAGCAGATGAGGCGGGAGCAATTGGGGGCCGGGGCAGTGGCGACAAAGATGGGGAGGGGTTCCTGAAGTGCCCCACAGGATGCAGGGAGAACACGGGGGACCAGGGTGCAGCGGCGAGCCTGGGGTAATCCTGATGTCATCACCAAAGATGGGGACCGTGGGGAGAGGGGGGGGATGTGTGGGTGGGCGGGAGTAGAGTTCAGCTTGGACAGACTATGAGCAAGGACAGGGCACTTTGGGACACCCAGCcttcagagaaggcagagaacCTGCCCCTGTGGCTCCCTCAGTGGGACTGCGGTGGGCAGGCATTAAACCTCATTCACAGGAGAGCCAACCGAAGTTCAGCAGGACTAAAGGCCTTCACCTACTCACCAGGCTAGTACGTGCAGCAGCTGTAACTCCGGGCTGTACAACTCCCAGACTTCTCTCCCCAGGGCCCTTGCGACTCGGGCCCCGAGGGGGAATAGCCATTACTGATCAGATGGCTCGGTGGCACGTCTGGGAGTGCCTGGAAGAGTCGAAGGCCATGAATCAGGTTGATTTTATCATCTCTAGAGGGTGCTTCCCTCCTTGGTCTAAAACAAGGAGCTGGACTGACCAACAGCAAGCCTGGGGAGAGTACTCTATAAatgtatccctggtggctcagtggtaaattaGCCACTAgtgcctgctaatgcagcagacacaagttcaattcctgggctgggaagatcccctggagtacaaaatggcaacccactccagtattcttggctgggaaaccccgtggacagaggagcctggtgggctacagtctgcggggctacagagtcagacatgcctgagcaacagCAGCGATGCATAAATCATCTCGTAGATTGCTCACAACCAGCTCAAAAGGCTTTATTACCATGATTTGAGAGAAGACTTACAGAGCAAATGGCCTGAGACACACACGACTCAAACACAGTCTGTTTTAacgtgggctccagagcagagGTGCTGACTCCGAGGTCCCAGCTGCCGCCACATGAGCTCCCTGGGGCCCTGGCGGAGGCTGCAGGCAGGAAGCCCTCTCTCTCTCGAGGGCTGCGAAGTTCCTcaaaggacagggagacctgatcTCTTCTGCAGCTGAGGATGTGTTtggggggagagggcaggggtggCTCCATCTCTGCTCTGGGGGCCGCAGGGCTGGGTTGTCACACTCCCCCAGTTATGCACCAGCATCCGGTGCCTCCTGGGGACCACTTTTCTGAACCCCTGCCCGCTCCGGGGAAGcaggtcagctcttcacagcctGGCTTCCTTCTCTGACGCGCGGCCCTTCCGCTGGCGGGGAGAGAGCTGCCCAAGAGCAGGAAAAGCACTCTTTCCCTCCAGACCTGGGACTCCAGGCCTGCCAGCTGCTGGGAAATCTGTTCTGGCCCCAGAGGAGCCCAGAAGCCACTGGAGCTGCCCGAGGGCTGCTGTGGCGCAGAGATAACAGGCGCAGGAAGGGCGGGGTGGCGGATCCTCCCAGGAGCTGGACTTTACGTAAACAATGAATGGCTGCCCAGCCAGGCCAGGAGGTGATTCATCTCCCCACTGCAACCTGCCCTCTCCCTGCGTGGGCCAGGGGTCAGCTCCCGCCCTTCTGGTGACTGGTGATACTTCAAAGGCCAGGGTGTGTCCAAGAGATGGTTGGAGGAGGGCTCAATTGCGCCCAGGGGAGGACAGGCTGGGCTCCTGCCTGACAACTGGTGGGGCTCAGAGCTCCAGGACCAGGGCAGCGGGAGCCTGGGCCTTCCCCCCTCTCAGGACCCCTGCTTGCCCGCGCCAAGAGACACTCACTGGGAATGACCGAGGTGACTTCTCGGGCCACCCCCTGAGCCGGCTGCAGGCTGCGGTCACCCCGCTGTGCCCGAGGTGAGGATCCCAACCGAAAAGATGAGAGGACACTTGAGTTTTCACATTCGCCTGAAAACAGACTGTAGAAGAGGCCAGGGCGTCCGAGACGCCGAGATGTGAGGACGCGGCACTTTTAATTGGGCGCAGACCCCGCGGGGGCCACTGTCCACAGAGCCCTGCTCCTGTGCAGCCCCGTCTCTTCCAGGCCAAACACCACCCGGAGCTCCTcgcaggcaggagggaggggaacGGGTCCCAGTCCTGAAACGTAGAATGGGGAACCTCCCAGGAGGCCGAGGTCTCATCAGGTCCCAGAGTGGCTCCTCCCCTCCATGGAGGGGAAACTGTCCGAGCCACCCTAAACCGGTCCCTGGGGTCCCTTGCGTCACTGCTTGGCCTTCTTCACAATGGTGCCCACGGCAGAGATAACGGTGGTCTTGGAGCCGCTGGCGCTGGTGGTCACGGTGACAACAGCTGGCAGGGTGGCCGTGGTGGTGAGGATGGTGGGCTGGGCTATCGTCGTCACCGGGATGGCCGAGTCCCACTTGCTCTTTCTCTTCTGGGCGTCTGGGGACGAGGCCAGAGAGAAGTCAGGACCCACCTAGGCCAGTGGTCTGAGACCAGGGAGCAGAAACGGCAGGCCACAGCCCCAGGAAGCCGAGGGCAGCCGGGGAGCCGGGACCCACCCCAGGCAAGCAGCGCCACGGCCCTGCGCCCGCAGATACGGCGGGGAGGCCCTGGCTGTGTCTGcggggggccggggtggggggagccGCCCGTACCTGCGACGGCTGTGCTggccgtggtggtggtggtggccggGGCGTTGGTCGTGGTACCCTTCTTGGTGCCCGTCACAAATTCAATCTGGGGGCGAGAGGGACGAGCGTGCGTTAGGACCTGCGCATAGCGTGCATCCACGTCTTTTTGCCAGCTGTCCGCTCCTGGGGGGACAGGAGGCAACCTGGCACCGCACGAGGGAAGCACTGAGAACCAGCTGTGACTGTCGAGCGGGGGAGGCACTGGAGAGGCGCCTGGAGAGGACGGTTACTCCTCGGAAGAGAGCTTCCCGCAGACACCGGGCCCCTCCCGCCATGGCCATCTCTGCGCGTGCTGGGGCACCCCTGCccgcccaggccccgccctcACACCTCGGGGGAGGCGGTGCCCGTGCGCATAGGGGAAGGACAGCTCCAGCCCCCAGGTGCTGCAGACACGTCCCTGCAACAAGCCTGGGGTTTggaaagggggaaggagagagagttgGGAAATTCAATCAAGGGTTAAGAATGAGGACCCCTGATCGCCCCAGCACCGTCTCCCAGAGGGATCAACCCTGTGgccctggggaagggggtgggggacacaCGTCCTGGAGGCCACATGTGCTGCGGGAGGGGGACCAGGCTAAACTGCAGGTGGAAGGGCAGGCGTCCTGCGGCTGTGTTCTCTCTCTCAGACTCTGGTCAAAAAGGGCACAGCCCAGAGGACTTGGTCTCATGGCCAAGTCTCCATCCCCTGAAGGACCCAGGCCAGAGGCAAGCAGCATGCTCAGGGTCCTGGCGTGAGGGTCACCTGGCCATGGAGACACACGGAAACGCTCAGGCGGGCTGCAGAGGCCAGTGCTGGGAGCCAAGGACGGCACAGACCAGAGCGCCCGTCCTCTGTTCAGGCCGAGGAGACTGCCGATGGGCCCAAAGGGAGAAAGTCCCCAGGGCTCGGAAGCTGTAAGGGTGTGTAtcgggaggggaggggacacaaTGCAGCCAACATTAAGACCCCGAGAAGTCAAGTGGAAGCAGCCCGGGAAGCATCTTCAGGCTGAGTCATGGAGGCTTAAAATCCAGCACATCTAAGGCTGCTCAGAGCGTGGCTGGGTGATGAACcgcggtggggggcgggggtaaGGGAAGCCCCCTGGCTCAGCCTGCAGGACCCGTGCGCCCCAGACAGCTGCCCGCTTCATCAGGACATCCACCCATCACTTACTTTGGTTCGCTCCTTTTTGGCCTTTTCCAACTTGTCCATTTCAATCTTCTGGGCTTTGGCTATGAAGACAGGACAGGCAGTTACAGAGCAGCTGATTAAACAAGGTAATTCAGGCCAAAGAACCCCGGACTGCCGCCTGCCGCTCTCCCGGGGCTGCTGTTTGCAGCATCTCTGTGATCGGCAGAGTCACGAGGCAGCATGAAGCCAGGCCTCACAGTCCAAAGGCCCTGAAGCTGGGGCTCCGCACCCCGTCTGGAGGGGTGAACTGCTCCTGGGCTCCAGCAGGCTGCAGCCACGGGGTAATGCTGGCCTAGGGAAACCACCTTCTCAGCAACCGGGTCTTAGATTTGCATCGTTTCTTTCCTGGCCTGGCtgcacggcacgtgggatcttactACCCTGACCAGGGAATCGAACTCGAGCCCCCTAGAGTGGAGGTGCGGAGTCTTAAGCAcctgaccaccagagaagtctctggaCTTTTAGATAAAACACTAGTGgtgaatgcaaattaaagcaagaCAGAACTTACAGAGGCCCAACCACACATGCCTGCGGGCCAGATCTGGTGGTCCACAGCCCACTGGTTTGGGACCTGGCACCCGAGGGAGCGGGCCCCTTGAAACTCCTCCCAGTTCTCGCAGCCAGGCCCCCGCACAGAGCGCTGCACTCCCGCCAGCCCCCTGCCTGGGACCCGTCCACACCTGCTCGGCCAGCCTCTGTGCACCTTCAGACCTCGTTCAGACACGGTGTCCTCCACGAGGCTGCCCACCCTGCCCCGGGCCCCGGTGAGGTGGCCCAGCCTGCGTCCTCATCACCCCACTCGTTACTCCCGGAGTCTCTCCTTTGATCCTGTCTTCTTCGCTGTGTTGCAAGCTTAAGTCAGGGACGGGGGTCTGGATGGTTCAAGGCCGCATGCTCAGCTCCTCAGACATGGCCGGACATGGAGGAGACCCTGAAACCTGTGTTGCCTAATgactggagagacagacagacggaTGGGTGAGCGGGCAGATGAACGGCTACCCACCTAATGCCTCATAGTAGGAGTCTTCAGACCAGCCATGGGGGTCAAACATatcctgaaaaagaaaagttcaaagttgctgctgctgctaagtcacttcagtcatgtccgactctgggcgacccctgagacggcagcccaccaggctcccccgtccttgggattttccaggcaagaacactggaatgggttgccatttccttctccaatgcatgaaagtgaaaagtgaaagtgaagtcactcagtcgtgtctgactcctagcgaccccatggactacagcctactgggctcctccgcccatgggattttccaggcaagagtactggagtgggtgccatcgccttctccatcaaAGGTGCAGAAAGGGCCAATAAATGGAAATGACTCAGAAACCACATGCTTCTCCCCACGTCTTTCCATGGATCTTCCTGGGCTGGAATTTCTGGCCTTCAAGGGCAGGGAGGCTCAGATGCTATCCCGTCTCCAGCCAACCCTTCTTAGGACAGTGAGGGCAGAGAAGCACTGTGGACAGGCTGATCTACAGGGCACGGCGAGTCCACGCTAGCCCCTAACCATGCAGAGGCCCCGGGGCTCAGACAAGAGAGATGGGGACGGCTCTCCTCTGCTGGCAGCGTGCCACACGGACCTTTCAGTGGGTCCAGGTTGAAGCCAGTGGGGAGGGCACACGGCCCTGGGTCCCCTCCCTCACCCGCTGCCTCTGCAGGTGGCACATACCTTTGGATAGTTGGTGCCGAGTTCATCAATAGCACAGAACTGGATGAGCTTCTCATAGATGCTGAAAGAAGAAGGCCACAGGGTGCTGAGTGGGCCCGAGCCCGAGGCCCTGCGCAGCACCGGATCTCAGGAGGTCAGAGCCACTTAGCACTTGCATGCAGACCAAGTCTTTAGCCCAGGTGAACTGTTCTAAACAAGTTTCCAAATGGGAGGGCAAATGTCCGCTGACTTGACATTAAAAGTCACTTCTGGCCTTCCAACCTTCCACAGAGAGGGACTGGGGCCAGTGGGCAGAGCAAGTATGGTGTCAAGATGAGGTTTCAACTGGACGTCAGACCTTCAGTCTGTGGGGCTGGTTGGAGCATCCCCACTTAGGCCCACAGGGGCAAGGGCAGCTCTCGCCCTGGGCTCTTTCCTGGGTGTGTCACTTGCTTGAATGTTGGAGACAGTGAGACCCAGACACAGGTCTGTTTGTCAAACCTGCATAGAGTCAACAGCTTTCTAGAGGTAGGAGGACCTGGGGTGACCATCTAGACAATCCCCTCCTCGTACAGCTGAGGACACTAAGGCCTCAGGTCATGCGctccaggaggagagagggaatgaGAGCCCAGGCAGGCCCCATCCAGCCCACGTCTCGCGGCTTCCCCCCTGCACCTGCTGCCTGGCTCTTCAACGGCAGACGAAGCCTCAGTGAGGTTAACGCAGTCCGGGTGATGGTCTCTCTGGGCTCAGCTGGGATCTGAGCCGGGCTTCTCCCTGCACCTCTCTGGAGGCATTCTTGTCCCCAGTCCAACATCACTCCTCCCACCGCCCCCCTGCTGGCTCATGGAAAACTCACCTAGGATTCCGAAATTCCTTCTTCCTCTGGATAATGTAGTTCATGTCCATCCCCTCCTTTATCTTCCGCTCATACAGCTTCTGGATCTTGTCCTACAGAAGGGAGACAGAAAGATGATGGTGACGGAACCTCTTGCAATCCCAGCCTGTGGTCACGTGCTGTGGACACGAGGACCTGGAGGAGCCGCGTGAAGCCCTGCTCCGGCCGGACGGTCTTCCTCCACCCAGCGCAGACGAGACAGATGGAGACCAGCCTGCTTTCGCTGTGCTTTCTCCTGATCCCCTCTGGGTGGTCAGCAGCGGGAGGAATAAGAAGGTGGAGCTAGAGAAGCCATGGCGAAGACAGTGAACAAACCCTCACTTGGGGATCAGCTGCTGAATCATCTGAAGAGGAGTTTCAAGAGTTAGTGTTGACAGGTGGGGGCTGAATGCTGGATTTTAATTTTAACACGGGGTTAGTCAGAcccagcaggagacctgggaaggcaggaggagaggtgtCACAAGCCTCCCCAGTGTCCTCTGAGGGGAGGCTCACTGCTGGCCGGTCCTTGCCACTTTACCAAGAGGCATTGCTGGGGGTCAAGAGCCAAGCCCTGCTCTGGCTCAATGGGAAACCAGAGAACCACCTGGCGGGGTCCAGGCCAGTGTAACAGGTGTCCCCAGGCCCACAGAGATGATGCTGGCAACAGATGGCGTCAGGGCTGCCCAGGGAGTTGAAGAGGCCCCAGGAATCCGAGCCTCAGGGCAGGGCCACCTCTGAGGAGGGGCAGGCTTACCCAGCGAGGCTGGCGCTAGCCCAGGGCAGGGTCTTTCGGCAGCCTCCCCCACTAGTGGCAGCTAAACACAGACTGTCCAGGAGGAAACCACTTGGAGTGCTCTTCACCTGCAAGAGGaggtgggcggggggcggggggggtggcgCGCCTGAGCGAGGTCCTCTGGAACATCAGGAAAGGTGACTCACTCCTGTCAGGAGTCAAGACTGCCCAGGGAAAGCACTGAGCTGGGGAGAGAGGTCTGTAACACGCTTGCCAGGAAGAGAAAAGCCGAGCACATGCCTCCATGTCCTCGCTCTGTGGGTG is part of the Budorcas taxicolor isolate Tak-1 chromosome 19, Takin1.1, whole genome shotgun sequence genome and harbors:
- the SAP30BP gene encoding SAP30-binding protein isoform X2; translation: MAGKKNVLSSLAVYAEDSEPESDGEAGVETAGSAAEEKGGLVSEAYGEDDFSRLAGDEDGYEEEEDENSKPSEDDDSETEKPEADDPKDNPEVEKRDPQELVASFSERVRNMSPDEIKIPPEPPGRCSNHLQDKIQKLYERKIKEGMDMNYIIQRKKEFRNPSIYEKLIQFCAIDELGTNYPKDMFDPHGWSEDSYYEALAKAQKIEMDKLEKAKKERTKIEFVTGTKKGTTTNAPATTTTTASTAVADAQKRKSKWDSAIPVTTIAQPTILTTTATLPAVVTVTTSASGSKTTVISAVGTIVKKAKQ
- the SAP30BP gene encoding SAP30-binding protein isoform X1 → MFCRLWQFTRKIQSPSLTERLELKRQAARLVRPEQGTGKGESEEKGGLVSEAYGEDDFSRLAGDEDGYEEEEDENSKPSEDDDSETEKPEADDPKDNPEVEKRDPQELVASFSERVRNMSPDEIKIPPEPPGRCSNHLQDKIQKLYERKIKEGMDMNYIIQRKKEFRNPSIYEKLIQFCAIDELGTNYPKDMFDPHGWSEDSYYEALAKAQKIEMDKLEKAKKERTKIEFVTGTKKGTTTNAPATTTTTASTAVADAQKRKSKWDSAIPVTTIAQPTILTTTATLPAVVTVTTSASGSKTTVISAVGTIVKKAKQ